The Miltoncostaea oceani genome includes a region encoding these proteins:
- a CDS encoding RNA polymerase sigma factor has translation MTDDDSTLVQRALAGDAGAGEALVARHFDAVWRVAFGITAHRPAADDVAQASFERAFCSLSAWSGEGEFGAWLRRIAVNQGLDHLRKTKRRRAREVDLDQDELAADWEESSRKAEVAAAIRGLDADRRTIVVLHHWLGYSLAESAELIGVPIGTAQSRLARAMTDLRDRLGVVT, from the coding sequence GTGACCGATGACGACTCCACACTGGTTCAGCGCGCCCTGGCCGGAGACGCCGGCGCGGGTGAGGCGCTCGTCGCGCGGCATTTCGACGCGGTCTGGCGGGTCGCGTTCGGGATCACCGCTCATCGCCCTGCGGCCGACGATGTCGCCCAAGCGTCCTTCGAGCGGGCGTTCTGCTCGCTGTCGGCGTGGTCGGGAGAGGGCGAGTTCGGCGCGTGGCTTCGGCGGATCGCCGTGAATCAGGGCCTCGACCATCTGCGCAAGACGAAACGGCGACGCGCGCGGGAGGTCGATCTCGATCAGGACGAGCTGGCAGCCGACTGGGAGGAGTCCTCACGCAAGGCCGAGGTCGCTGCGGCGATCCGTGGCCTGGACGCCGACCGGCGCACGATCGTGGTGCTCCACCACTGGCTCGGCTACAGCCTCGCCGAGTCGGCCGAGCTCATCGGGGTCCCGATCGGCACCGCCCAATCGCGGCTCGCTCGCGCGATGACAGACCTCCGCGACCGGTTGGGAGTGGTGACGTGA
- a CDS encoding RNA polymerase sigma factor, with amino-acid sequence MTRAASTRTISGGLDADAIEALYRRHATSVWRYAIARCRNADEAAGIVAAAFLAALESAHRFDPRKGSAVAWLIGIAHHELSSRRRRSVREARGLAALRGRDLLSDDDRQLIDDQIDASRLARRLAGPIADLPRSERELLMLVGTDGLTPREAAHVLGIAPAAARMRLSRARRKLARAAADELVVAPAVSTTRSAKR; translated from the coding sequence ATGACGCGGGCCGCCTCAACACGAACTATCTCGGGCGGGCTCGACGCCGACGCGATCGAAGCCCTCTATCGGCGTCACGCCACCAGCGTTTGGCGATACGCAATCGCACGATGCCGCAACGCCGACGAGGCGGCCGGCATCGTCGCCGCCGCCTTCCTCGCGGCGCTGGAATCCGCTCACCGGTTCGACCCACGCAAGGGATCCGCTGTCGCCTGGCTGATCGGCATCGCCCACCACGAGCTGTCGTCTCGACGCCGGCGCAGCGTGCGGGAGGCGCGCGGACTCGCCGCCCTCCGTGGGCGCGATCTCCTCTCCGACGACGACCGCCAGCTCATCGACGATCAGATCGACGCGTCCCGGCTCGCTCGCCGCCTGGCCGGACCGATCGCCGATCTTCCAAGGTCCGAGCGCGAGCTGCTGATGCTGGTCGGGACCGATGGCCTGACGCCGCGGGAGGCGGCTCATGTGCTCGGCATCGCACCGGCCGCCGCCCGGATGCGCCTGTCGCGGGCGCGACGCAAGCTCGCGCGAGCCGCGGCCGATGAGCTCGTCGTCGCGCCCGCCGTCAGCACAACCAGGAGCGCCAAACGATGA